One stretch of Prunus persica cultivar Lovell chromosome G1, Prunus_persica_NCBIv2, whole genome shotgun sequence DNA includes these proteins:
- the LOC109950229 gene encoding zinc finger MYM-type protein 1-like: MERFFKRKSSLGSSDSVGSSKTSSSRQSELDEVLANLQADPGLRIRMIEYDANIRDEVRRAYLQKGPCQPRGHSFPQSNISELNRRFIPQWFGEFDWLEYSVSKDAAFCLYCYLFKSNFEQVGSEAFTGAGFKNWKKGRERMKVHVGPVGSVHNKAREASTNLMNQNTHIETAVSKHSEQARMAYRRCLIASIKCTKFLLRQGLSFRGNDESATSSNRGNYLELLQFLADNDEKVKEVVLENAPGNLKLVAPKIQKDIVNACAGETLDVIMSGLKDRFFSILVDEARDISVKEQMAMVLRYVDDKGHVIERFVGVQHVTDTTSSTLKDAIDIFFSSNGLSFSKLRGQGYDGASNMRGELNGLKTKILREQPCAYYVHCFAHQLQLALVAVAKKNIDIASFFTTTNSVVNHVGASCKRRDALRAQLQEELVIAFENDCLITGRGLHQETSLIRAGDTRWSSHYGTIISIISMFSSVIHVLQMIIDDNPNDSAGEANKIQREMLTFQFVFHLFLMKAILGLTNDVSQALQKKDQEIVNAMALVKSCKEKLHWMRNNGFDALVEEVSSFCDKHHIDVPTMDEPFVLPGRSRCNAPIKTNRHHYRVELFIYVIDEQLTELDDRFNEVNTELLICLACLSPNDSFVAFDKQKLLRLAQFYPQDFSYGDLLALDDQLELYIHYVSSSSDFSDLHGIGDLAKKMVETRMHRAFNYVYLLITLALVLPVATASIERAFSVMNIIKGPLRNKMGDQWLSDSLLVYVEKDVFDCIENEAIMLRFQNMNLVVANCNL; the protein is encoded by the coding sequence ATGGAAAGattttttaagagaaagtCATCATTGGGTAGTTCGGATAGTGTGGGAAGTTCAAAAACTTCAAGTTCAAGACAAAGTGAGTTAGATGAGGTTTTGGCTAATCTTCAGGCAGACCCGGGACTAAGAATTCGTATGATTGAGTATGATGCTAATATTAGAGATGAGGTTCGAAGAGCATATCTACAAAAAGGACCTTGTCAACCTAGAGGTCATTCTTTCCCACAAAGTAATATCTCAGAACTTAATCGACGCTTCATTCCCCAATGGTTTGGTGAATTTGATTGGTTGGAGTATAGTGTATCTAAAGATGCTGCATTTTGTCTTTATTGCTATCTCTTTAAATCCAATTTTGAACAAGTGGGTAGTGAAGCCTTCACTGGAGCAGGGTTTAAGAATTggaagaaagggagagaaagaaTGAAGGTGCATGTTGGACCGGTTGGTAGTGTTCATAATAAAGCTAGAGAAGCCTCTACAAATTTGATGAATCAAAATACACATATTGAAACGGCTGTGAGCAAACACTCTGAACAAGCTCGTATGGCATATCGAAGATGCTTAATTGCATCAATCAAGTGCACTAAGTTTCTATTGAGACAAGGTCTTTCTTTTCGTGGAAATGATGAAAGTGCCACTTCAAGCAATAGGGGAAATTACTTGGAGTTATTGCAATTCCTTGCAGACAATGATGAGAAAGTTAAAGAAGTTGTGTTGGAAAATGCTCCGGGGAATCTCAAGTTAGTAGCTCCAAAGATTCAAAAAGATATTGTGAATGCATGTGCCGGGGAAACACTTGATGTCATCATGAGTGGTTTAAAAGATAGATTCTTTTCTATATTGGTGGATGAAGCACGCGATATTTCTGTGAAAGAGCAAATGGCTATGGTGTTGCGTTATGTGGATGACAAAGGGCATGTAATTGAGAGGTTTGTGGGGGTTCAACATGTTACCGACACCACTTCAAGTACACTAAAGGATGCCATTgacatattcttttcttccaatGGTTTGAGCTTTTCCAAGTTACGAGGACAAGGTTATGATGGAGCTAGCAATATGAGAGGTGAGTTGAATGGCCTTaaaacaaagattttgagagaaCAACCTTGTGCCTACTATGTTCATTGCTTTGCTCATCAACTTCAACTAGCACTTGTTGCCGTAGCAAAGAAGAATATTGATATTGCCTCTTTCTTCACAACCACTAATAGTGTGGTTAACCATGTTGGAGCATCGTGTAAGCGGCGTGATGCACTTAGAGCACAACTCCAAGAAGAACTTGTGATAGCTTTTGAAAATGATTGTCTTATAACGGGGCGAGGTTTGCATCAAGAAACAAGTCTCATACGTGCTGGTGACACACGATGGAGCTCACATTACGGTACCATTATTAGCATCATTTCTATGTTTTCATCTGTGATTCATGTGCTTCAAATGATTATTGATGATAATCCCAATGATAGTGCCGGTGAAGCAAATAAGATTCAAAGGGAAATGCTTACTTTTCAGTTTGTGTTTCACCTATTCTTAATGAAGGCTATATTAGGACTCACAAATGATGTGTCACAAGcattgcaaaagaaagatcaagaaaTTGTGAATGCAATGGCTTTGGTGAAATCATGCAAGGAAAAACTACATTGGATGAGGAATAATGGGTTTGATGCATTGGTTGAAGAGGTGTCTTCATTTTGTGACAAACATCATATTGATGTTCCTACCATGGATGAGCCCTTCGTACTTCCAGGGAGGTCAAGGTGTAATGCTCCAATAAAGACAAATCGTCATCATTATCGTGTGGAGCTCTTTATTTATGTCATTGACGAGCAACTTACGGAGTTAGATGATCGTTTTAATGAGGTAAATACTGAGTTGCTTATTTGTTTGGCATGTTTGAGTCCAAATGATTCATTTGTAGCTTTTGATAAACAAAAGTTACTTCGTCTTGCTCAATTTTATCCTCAAGACTTTTCTTATGGGGATCTTTTGGCACTTGATGATCAACTTGAGCTTTATATTCATTATGTGAGTTCGAGTAGTGATTTCTCTGACTTGCACGGGATTGGTGATCttgcaaaaaaaatggtggagaCAAGGATGCATCGAGCATTCAATTATGTGTATTTGCTTATTACATTGGCTCTAGTTTTACCGGTTGCTACTGCTTCAATCGAGAGGGCATTCTCCGTCATGAATATTATCAAAGGTCCACTTCGGAACAAAATGGGAGATCAATGGTTGAGTGATAGCTTGCTTGTTTATGTTGAGAAGGATGTTTTTGATTGTATTGAAAATGAAGCTATAATGCTAcgttttcaaaatatgaaccTCGTCGTGGccaattgtaatttgtaa